From one Plantibacter flavus genomic stretch:
- a CDS encoding HNH endonuclease signature motif containing protein, which produces MSSSPRDPLGPVSADPLGTLRETVSELLRTWSGALDPIRPGDDAIEQLAGMNDAGVVRVLDQLGAVQHVVEVLAARVMGSVSERSRGGIVGHDPLARSHGYATPAVMLSERWRIPRGRAATITSVAQAITPKRALTGDVIECDRPEIAAAIEPRRAADTHCLPLSEGDNPTCTVDHDETAAPSRFVRSALSVEGAGILLRELRLVGSGVDDERVHRAVSAGIEHCDGAPLAEVNSLAKLVRTSLDQDGPVPREIALRRQQRCTLRELPDGMTELRAFLAPEAAGWVRATMDAVVGKQLRQVRFVDPSDETAAAAATSGELPSADPLDDAYVPPAEMPDTRTMDERRVEALVGVFRHAAGCESAVMELAPVSLIIRMDEPDLADDGQWSDGRAYIDGVSEPISAGTARCMAADGRIIPMVLGGPSQVLDLGVGTRLFTKNQKIALAERDGGCAWTGCTHPPSYTEAHHLVWWSRGGPTDLSNGILLCSFHHHRIHNDGWEVIVRDHVPWFIPPAHIDPHRIPRRGGKPRLRAA; this is translated from the coding sequence ATGTCCAGCAGCCCACGCGATCCCCTCGGTCCGGTCTCCGCCGACCCCTTGGGCACGCTGCGCGAGACGGTGTCCGAGCTCCTCCGTACCTGGTCGGGCGCGCTCGACCCGATCCGACCGGGCGACGACGCCATCGAGCAACTCGCCGGCATGAACGACGCAGGCGTGGTCCGCGTCCTCGACCAGCTGGGTGCCGTGCAGCACGTGGTCGAAGTCCTGGCCGCTCGCGTCATGGGTTCGGTGTCGGAGCGCTCCCGCGGCGGCATCGTCGGCCACGACCCGTTGGCCCGCAGCCACGGGTACGCGACACCGGCCGTCATGCTCTCGGAACGTTGGCGCATCCCTCGCGGACGCGCCGCCACGATCACCTCGGTCGCCCAGGCGATCACCCCCAAGCGCGCCCTCACCGGCGACGTCATCGAGTGCGACCGCCCCGAGATCGCCGCCGCCATCGAACCCCGGCGCGCTGCCGACACCCACTGCCTGCCGCTGTCCGAAGGCGACAACCCGACGTGCACGGTCGACCACGACGAGACGGCCGCCCCATCCCGCTTCGTCCGGTCCGCACTCAGTGTCGAGGGCGCGGGCATCCTGCTGCGCGAGCTGCGACTGGTGGGCTCCGGTGTCGACGACGAACGCGTCCACCGTGCCGTCAGCGCCGGCATCGAGCACTGCGACGGTGCACCGCTCGCCGAGGTCAACAGCCTCGCCAAGCTCGTCCGCACCAGCCTCGACCAAGACGGCCCCGTGCCGCGCGAGATCGCGCTCCGGAGGCAACAGCGCTGCACCCTCCGCGAACTCCCCGACGGCATGACCGAGCTCCGCGCCTTCCTCGCGCCCGAGGCGGCGGGATGGGTCCGCGCCACGATGGACGCCGTCGTCGGCAAGCAGCTGCGGCAGGTCCGGTTCGTCGATCCCTCCGATGAAACGGCCGCGGCGGCAGCGACCAGCGGTGAGCTGCCCTCCGCGGATCCGCTCGACGACGCCTACGTCCCGCCGGCAGAGATGCCCGACACCCGCACGATGGACGAACGCCGCGTGGAAGCCCTCGTCGGGGTCTTCCGTCACGCCGCGGGTTGCGAGTCGGCGGTCATGGAACTGGCACCCGTCTCCCTCATCATCCGCATGGACGAACCCGATCTGGCCGACGACGGCCAGTGGTCCGACGGCAGGGCCTACATCGACGGCGTCTCCGAACCGATCTCCGCCGGCACCGCACGGTGCATGGCAGCCGATGGCCGGATCATCCCGATGGTGCTCGGCGGGCCGTCCCAGGTGCTCGACCTCGGAGTCGGCACACGATTGTTCACCAAGAACCAGAAGATCGCCCTCGCTGAGCGCGATGGTGGCTGCGCCTGGACCGGCTGTACCCATCCACCGTCGTATACCGAGGCCCATCACCTCGTCTGGTGGTCACGGGGCGGACCGACCGACCTGTCCAACGGCATCCTGTTGTGCAGTTTCCATCACCATCGCATCCACAACGACGGATGGGAGGTCATCGTGCGCGACCACGTGCCCTGGTTCATCCCGCCCGCGCACATCGACCCGCATCGCATCCCGCGACGCGGCGGCAAGCCGAGGCTGCGCGCTGCGTGA